From Mytilus edulis chromosome 9, xbMytEdul2.2, whole genome shotgun sequence, the proteins below share one genomic window:
- the LOC139489207 gene encoding tetraspanin-33-like has protein sequence MADHTTRSQGKHRYKTIKSKRQPLCARTSYSCHKLCLFLYTLCYLVIGLALLGIGIYVEVERREYTGLEKSLSLPVAILIFIGLFISINGLCGLVGTVEENISLLKLFLVLSVATFLAQIATAILIYVNGIEISDLISSKLALVLNDFNRNPDLRSTMDSVQNKYSCCGISSWHDYVEYAEACRERCPYGNPCNNQCIFPKSCCSMPNVPQSAINCTSNKVSEVPPSMTIKNGCFYAFVDWLSDRMDLIGATTLGLALPQVAGIIWAYLVLRKIREYQCWYTVELASDYENKL, from the exons ATGGCGGACCACACAACAAGGTCGCAAGGAAAACATAGATATAAAACCATAAAAAGCAAACGACAGCCACTGTGTGCAAGAACGTCGTATAGCTGTCATAAACTTTGCTTATTTCTGTATACACTTTGCTACCTG GTGATAGGACTTGCTTTGCTAGGAATTGGTATCTATGTTGAGGTTGAGAGGAGAGAATACACAGGCCTAGAGAAGTCATTGTCATTACCGGTAGCCATTTTGATATTCATTGGACTATTCATATCTATTAATGGTCTCTGTGGATTGGTTGGAACAGTTGAAGAAAATATCTCCTTactcaaactg TTCCTGGTACTATCAGTTGCTACCTTCCTTGCACAGATAGCTACTGCCATATTGATATATGTTAATGGAATAGAA atatCAGATTTGATAAGCTCTAAATTAGCATTAGTCTTAAATGACTTCAACAGAAATCCAGACCTTAGAAGTACTATGGACTCAGTACAAAATAAG taTTCTTGCTGTGGGATAAGTTCCTGGCATGATTATGTAGAGTATGCAGAGGCTTGCAGAGAGAGATGTCCTTATGGAAATCCATGCAATAACCAGTGTATATTTCCAAAGTCTTGTTGTTCTATGCCAAAT gtTCCACAAAGTGCCATAAACTGTACAAGTAATAAAGTGTCAGAG GTACCTCCATCAATGACAATTAAGAATGGTTGTTTTTATGCCTTTGTTGATTGGTTGAGTGATAGGATGGATCTGATTGGTGCAACTACTTTGGGCCTGGCATTACCACAG GTAGCAGGTATAATATGGGCTTACCTTGTACTTAGAAAAATCAGAGAATATCAGTGCTGGTATACTGTGGAACTTGCTTCAGATTATGAAAATAAGCTTTAG